From Streptomyces fungicidicus, one genomic window encodes:
- a CDS encoding MFS transporter: protein MTTSPLIHDQKPGAARRGGHPGIALTVIAACQLMVVLDATIVNIALPHIQNALQFSTTDLTWVVSAYTLTFGGLLLLGGRAGDILGRRRVFMSGILLFTVASLLGGLAQEPWQLLAARVLQGVGGAIASPTSLALITTTFPEGPERNRAFGVFAAVSAGGGAIGLLAGGMLTEWLDWRWVLFVNVPIGLLIAVLTPMFINESERHSGRFDIAGAVTSTAGMASLVYGFIRAAEEGWGDGLTIGSFAASAVLLAAFALIESRAKEPITPLRMFADRNRSGTYVIMLSLAAAMFGMFFYIVLFVQNVLGYTPIEAGLAFLPVTVVIALGAGLSQRFLPVFGPKPFMVVGSALAATGLAWQTLISSDSSYVGGILGPMLIFGFGMGLNFVTLTLTAVSGVAQHEAGAASGLLNATQQVGGSVGLALLTTVFGTASKDEAEKQVPGFLAEATPEQQAEFAQTHQLPAPWGHEVLAEGISTAFIPAAAMAVLALATAWFVIRVRKSDLEALSGSAGPGMG, encoded by the coding sequence GTGACAACCTCTCCTTTGATTCACGACCAGAAGCCAGGGGCGGCACGCCGGGGCGGGCACCCCGGCATCGCACTCACCGTCATCGCGGCCTGCCAGCTCATGGTGGTACTCGACGCGACGATTGTGAATATCGCGTTGCCGCACATCCAGAACGCTCTCCAGTTCAGCACCACCGACCTCACCTGGGTGGTCAGCGCCTACACGCTGACCTTCGGCGGCCTGCTGCTGCTCGGCGGCCGGGCCGGCGACATCCTCGGCCGCCGCCGGGTCTTCATGAGCGGCATCCTGCTGTTCACCGTCGCCTCGCTGCTCGGCGGGCTCGCCCAGGAGCCGTGGCAGCTGCTGGCGGCGCGCGTACTGCAGGGCGTGGGCGGTGCGATCGCCTCGCCCACCTCGCTGGCCCTCATCACCACCACCTTCCCGGAAGGGCCCGAACGCAATCGCGCCTTCGGCGTCTTCGCCGCGGTCTCCGCGGGCGGCGGCGCCATCGGCCTGCTCGCAGGCGGCATGCTCACCGAGTGGCTCGACTGGCGCTGGGTGCTCTTCGTCAACGTGCCGATCGGCCTGCTGATCGCCGTACTCACACCGATGTTCATCAACGAGTCCGAGCGGCACTCCGGCCGCTTCGACATCGCGGGCGCCGTGACCTCGACGGCCGGCATGGCCTCCCTCGTCTACGGCTTCATCCGCGCGGCGGAGGAGGGCTGGGGAGACGGACTGACCATCGGCTCCTTCGCGGCCTCCGCGGTCCTGCTGGCGGCCTTCGCGCTGATCGAGTCCCGCGCCAAGGAGCCGATCACCCCGCTGCGGATGTTCGCCGACCGCAACCGCTCGGGCACGTATGTGATCATGCTCAGCCTGGCCGCGGCGATGTTCGGCATGTTCTTCTACATCGTCCTCTTCGTGCAGAACGTGCTCGGCTACACCCCGATCGAGGCCGGACTGGCCTTCCTGCCGGTGACGGTCGTCATCGCGCTCGGGGCGGGTCTGTCCCAGCGGTTCCTCCCCGTGTTCGGCCCCAAGCCGTTCATGGTCGTCGGCTCGGCGCTCGCCGCGACCGGACTGGCCTGGCAGACGCTGATCAGCTCCGACAGCTCCTATGTCGGCGGCATCCTCGGACCGATGCTGATCTTCGGCTTCGGCATGGGCCTGAACTTCGTGACCCTGACGCTCACCGCGGTCTCCGGGGTGGCCCAGCACGAGGCCGGCGCGGCGTCCGGGCTGCTCAACGCGACCCAGCAGGTGGGCGGGTCGGTCGGACTGGCCCTTCTGACGACGGTGTTCGGCACGGCGAGCAAGGACGAGGCGGAGAAGCAGGTCCCCGGTTTCCTCGCCGAGGCGACGCCGGAGCAGCAGGCGGAGTTCGCCCAAACGCACCAGCTGCCCGCTCCGTGGGGACACGAGGTCCTCGCGGAGGGCATCTCCACGGCGTTCATCCCGGCGGCCGCGATGGCCGTACTCGCCCTGGCCACCGCGTGGTTCGTCATCCGGGTCCGCAAGAGCGACCTGGAGGCACTGTCCGGCTCCGCCGGACCGGGCATGGGCTGA
- a CDS encoding TetR/AcrR family transcriptional regulator produces MVSSSWVAAQEPTAASRRRGAVLERAILDAALEQLSTVGWNGLTMEGVAAGAQTGKAAVYRRWPSKEDLVADALRAGLPQFDAVPDLGSVREDLLHLCLRARDAMFSPSGFAVRSVIYECDTTQAERFHAVIFDGVVEPTIRMLREVITRGIERGEVRPDAANGYVFDAVPAMMMYRSKMCGSEWSDIDLEQMIDQLMVPLLRPEGA; encoded by the coding sequence ATGGTTTCTTCGAGCTGGGTGGCCGCCCAGGAACCGACCGCCGCGTCCCGCCGCCGCGGTGCCGTACTGGAGCGCGCGATCCTCGACGCCGCCCTGGAGCAGCTCAGCACGGTCGGCTGGAACGGCCTGACGATGGAAGGCGTCGCCGCCGGCGCCCAGACCGGAAAGGCCGCCGTCTACCGGCGCTGGCCCTCCAAGGAGGACCTGGTCGCGGACGCCCTGCGGGCCGGACTGCCACAGTTCGACGCGGTGCCGGACCTGGGAAGCGTGCGCGAGGACCTCCTGCACCTGTGCCTGCGGGCGCGCGACGCGATGTTCTCCCCGTCCGGATTCGCGGTGCGCTCGGTCATTTACGAATGTGACACCACGCAGGCCGAGCGCTTCCACGCCGTCATCTTCGACGGTGTCGTCGAGCCGACCATCAGGATGCTGCGCGAGGTGATCACGCGGGGAATCGAGCGAGGAGAGGTGCGTCCCGACGCGGCCAACGGATATGTCTTCGACGCCGTTCCGGCGATGATGATGTACCGCTCGAAGATGTGCGGCAGCGAATGGTCGGACATCGATCTGGAGCAGATGATCGACCAGTTGATGGTTCCGCTGCTGCGCCCGGAAGGCGCCTGA
- a CDS encoding ribonuclease HII, whose protein sequence is MPYEPPTHTVERSLRATTGAKIVAGVDEVGRGAWAGPVTVCAAVTGLRRPPEGLTDSKLLTVKRRTQLAETLRGWVTSYALGHASPEEIDAVGMTAALRLAAGRALEALPVRPDAVILDGKHDYLGTPWRVRTVIKGDQSCVAVAAASVIAKVQRDKMMAELGIDHADFGFADNAGYPSPVHRAALEVRGPTPYHRLSWAYLDALPQWRHLKKVRSWTEGRVPEIEGQLGFDF, encoded by the coding sequence ATGCCGTACGAACCACCTACTCACACCGTCGAGCGCTCTCTGCGCGCCACGACCGGGGCGAAGATCGTTGCAGGTGTCGACGAGGTGGGCCGAGGCGCGTGGGCCGGGCCTGTCACCGTCTGCGCGGCGGTCACCGGACTGCGCCGGCCCCCCGAGGGCCTGACCGACTCCAAGCTCCTCACCGTCAAGCGGCGCACCCAGCTGGCCGAGACGCTGCGGGGCTGGGTGACGTCGTACGCCCTGGGGCACGCGTCCCCCGAGGAGATCGACGCCGTGGGGATGACGGCGGCGCTGCGGCTGGCGGCGGGACGTGCCCTTGAGGCGCTGCCGGTCCGGCCGGACGCGGTGATCCTCGACGGCAAGCACGACTATCTCGGCACGCCCTGGAGGGTCCGTACGGTCATCAAGGGCGACCAGTCGTGCGTGGCGGTCGCGGCGGCCTCGGTGATCGCCAAGGTCCAGCGCGACAAAATGATGGCCGAACTGGGCATCGACCATGCAGACTTCGGTTTTGCGGACAACGCCGGGTATCCGTCACCCGTGCACAGGGCCGCACTGGAGGTTCGGGGCCCCACTCCGTACCACCGGTTGTCATGGGCGTATCTTGATGCGTTGCCCCAGTGGCGGCACCTCAAGAAGGTCCGCAGCTGGACGGAAGGGCGCGTTCCGGAAATCGAGGGTCAGCTCGGCTTCGACTTCTGA
- a CDS encoding RecQ family ATP-dependent DNA helicase, with protein MVHTSDTELRTAADAVLARLVGDDSGEARLRDDQWRAIEALVADKRRALVVQRTGWGKSAVYFVATSLLRARGSGPTVIVSPLLALMRNQVEAAARAGVRARTINSSNSEEWDSVQAEIAAGDVDVLLVSPERLNNPDFRDQVLPRLSAATGLLVVDEAHCISDWGHDFRPDYRRLRTMLTDLPAGVPVLATTATANARVTADVAEQLGTGASSDALVLRGPLDRESLSLSVLRLPDAAHRMAWLADHLDELPGSGIVYTLTVAAAEEVTAFLRQRGHTVAPYTGRTENADRQQAEEDLLGNKVKALVATSALGMGFDKPDLGFVVHLGSPSSPISYYQQVGRAGRGVRHAEVLLLPGKEDEAIWEYFASLAFPSEDLVRRTLDVLSRADRPMSLPALEPLVELRRSRLETMLKVLDVDGAVRRVKGGWTATGRPWSYDAERYAWVARQRKAEQQAMREYAATTDCRMEFLQRQLDDEGAKPCGRCDNCAGARFTAEASATALEAARVDLGRAGVEVEPRRMWPTGLPAIGMDLKGRIPAGEQAAPGRALGRLSDIGWGNRLRPMLAPHAPDGPVPDDVARAVVGVLADWAKGPGGWAPGVADAQPRPVGVVTLASRSRPRLISSLGASIAEIGRLPLLGSVAYAGGEAPSASRSNSAQRLKALDGALTVPDDLAAALAEARGPVLLVDDFTETGWTLAVAARLLRRAGAQGVLPLVLAVQS; from the coding sequence ATGGTGCACACGAGCGACACGGAACTCCGGACGGCCGCCGACGCGGTTCTCGCCCGTCTCGTCGGGGACGACTCGGGCGAGGCCCGGCTGCGCGACGACCAGTGGCGGGCGATCGAGGCGCTGGTCGCCGACAAGCGCCGGGCCCTGGTCGTCCAGCGCACCGGCTGGGGAAAGTCCGCGGTCTACTTCGTGGCCACCTCGCTGCTGCGGGCACGGGGCAGCGGCCCCACCGTGATCGTCTCGCCCCTGCTGGCGCTGATGCGCAACCAGGTGGAGGCCGCCGCCAGGGCCGGCGTGCGCGCCCGCACCATCAACTCCTCCAACAGCGAGGAGTGGGACTCCGTGCAGGCCGAGATCGCCGCGGGCGACGTCGATGTGCTGCTGGTGAGTCCGGAGCGGCTGAACAACCCCGACTTCCGGGACCAGGTGCTGCCCAGGCTCTCCGCCGCGACGGGGCTCCTGGTGGTCGACGAGGCGCACTGCATCTCCGACTGGGGCCACGACTTCCGCCCCGACTACCGCCGGCTGCGCACCATGCTCACCGATCTCCCCGCGGGCGTGCCCGTACTAGCCACCACCGCCACCGCCAACGCCCGCGTCACCGCCGACGTCGCCGAACAGCTCGGCACGGGAGCCTCGTCGGACGCACTGGTGCTGCGGGGCCCGCTGGACCGGGAGAGTCTCAGCCTGAGCGTGCTGCGCCTGCCGGACGCCGCGCACCGGATGGCCTGGCTCGCCGACCACCTGGACGAGCTCCCCGGCTCGGGGATCGTCTACACGCTCACCGTGGCCGCCGCCGAGGAGGTCACCGCCTTCCTGCGGCAGCGCGGACACACCGTCGCCCCGTACACGGGCCGGACGGAGAACGCCGACCGGCAGCAGGCCGAGGAGGACCTGCTCGGCAACAAGGTGAAGGCCCTGGTCGCCACCTCCGCTCTCGGCATGGGCTTCGACAAGCCCGATCTGGGCTTCGTGGTGCACCTCGGCTCCCCGTCCTCCCCCATCTCCTACTACCAGCAGGTCGGCCGCGCCGGGCGCGGTGTGCGGCACGCCGAGGTGCTGCTCCTGCCGGGGAAGGAGGACGAGGCGATCTGGGAGTACTTCGCGTCGCTCGCCTTCCCCTCGGAGGACCTGGTGCGCCGCACGCTCGACGTGCTCTCCCGCGCCGACCGGCCCATGTCGCTGCCGGCCCTGGAGCCGCTGGTCGAGCTGCGCCGCTCCCGGCTGGAGACCATGCTCAAGGTGCTCGACGTGGACGGCGCGGTCCGGCGGGTCAAGGGCGGCTGGACCGCCACCGGCAGGCCGTGGTCCTACGACGCCGAGCGGTACGCGTGGGTGGCGCGCCAGCGCAAGGCGGAGCAGCAGGCGATGCGCGAGTACGCGGCGACCACCGACTGTCGGATGGAGTTCCTCCAGCGGCAGCTCGACGACGAGGGCGCCAAGCCGTGCGGCCGCTGCGACAACTGCGCGGGCGCGCGCTTCACCGCCGAGGCCTCCGCGACCGCGCTGGAGGCGGCCCGCGTGGACCTCGGCCGGGCGGGCGTCGAGGTGGAGCCGAGGCGGATGTGGCCCACCGGTCTCCCCGCGATCGGCATGGACCTCAAGGGCCGCATCCCGGCCGGCGAACAGGCCGCCCCGGGGCGCGCCCTGGGCCGGCTGTCGGACATCGGCTGGGGCAACCGGCTGCGTCCCATGCTGGCGCCGCACGCGCCGGACGGACCGGTGCCGGACGATGTCGCACGAGCGGTGGTGGGTGTGCTGGCCGACTGGGCGAAGGGCCCCGGCGGCTGGGCTCCGGGGGTGGCCGACGCGCAGCCGAGGCCGGTGGGGGTGGTCACCCTCGCCTCCCGCAGCAGGCCCCGGCTGATCAGCTCACTGGGGGCGAGCATCGCGGAGATCGGGCGGCTGCCGCTGCTGGGCTCGGTGGCGTACGCGGGTGGTGAGGCGCCCTCCGCCTCCCGGAGCAACAGCGCCCAGCGGCTCAAGGCCCTGGACGGAGCGCTCACGGTGCCCGACGACCTGGCGGCCGCGCTGGCGGAGGCACGGGGCCCGGTCCTCCTCGTGGACGACTTCACGGAGACGGGCTGGACCCTCGCGGTCGCCGCGCGCCTGCTGCGGCGGGCCGGTGCGCAGGGAGTACTGCCGCTGGTACTGGCCGTACAGAGCTGA
- a CDS encoding DUF4192 domain-containing protein, producing the protein MTNHSEAAGSSENGDISESGDISGDDGRGGHDAGTWPQGGAELRAPLPPDLTCTAYDSRGDGQQVTLRTPAELADALPYLLGYRPEDSIVLVALHDKDGRGRFGGRARLGIPANPDDWPSAARQLAHGLVAGSERRGARPEQMVVFLCHEPGRDESGRQVKERLGPLAHTLRLECGALDIPVVEALCVSDGRFWSYCCDDEGCCPAEGVPMGLPGTSVLAAAAAYAGLQVRGSLRELRARLLPWENSAAREQEAALDAAGAALVPRILDARGRHEVAGETLDLAERIIGRLADAPPAPGMLPADLRDDELLGYDEAATLILGLQDRTTRDRAAEWMEDEQAGPALRLWRSLARRCVGAYAEHAAAPLTLAGWVAWSSGDELEAREALAMALGADPDYLFARLLHQACNEGLDPESIRRCLRAEREERAPAPRDEPATAGGADERKQGDGAPPAADPADSGGGASLLSRRRRARVPRAVGGALRRPRAEGGRVPRPRASAVSTRPGGGAAGAHRRRGAPKPGAQAGGRGGDGEE; encoded by the coding sequence ATGACGAACCACAGCGAAGCCGCCGGATCCTCTGAAAACGGCGACATCTCCGAAAGCGGTGACATCTCCGGTGACGACGGCAGGGGCGGGCATGACGCCGGGACCTGGCCGCAGGGCGGCGCGGAGCTACGCGCACCGCTTCCGCCGGACCTCACCTGCACCGCGTACGACAGCCGTGGCGACGGACAGCAGGTCACCCTGCGCACCCCCGCCGAACTCGCCGACGCCCTGCCCTATCTGCTCGGCTACCGCCCCGAGGACAGCATCGTGCTGGTCGCCCTGCACGACAAGGACGGACGGGGGCGGTTCGGCGGGCGCGCCCGGCTCGGGATCCCCGCCAACCCCGACGACTGGCCCTCCGCCGCCCGGCAACTGGCGCACGGCCTGGTGGCGGGCAGCGAGCGCCGGGGCGCCCGGCCCGAGCAGATGGTCGTCTTCCTCTGCCACGAGCCGGGCCGGGACGAGTCCGGGCGGCAGGTCAAGGAGCGGCTGGGGCCGCTCGCCCACACCCTGCGCCTGGAGTGCGGCGCCCTGGACATTCCGGTGGTGGAGGCGCTGTGCGTCTCGGACGGCCGCTTCTGGTCGTACTGCTGTGACGACGAGGGCTGCTGCCCGGCCGAGGGAGTGCCGATGGGCCTGCCCGGCACCTCGGTACTGGCCGCGGCGGCCGCCTACGCGGGGCTCCAGGTCCGCGGCTCGCTGCGCGAACTGCGCGCCAGGCTGCTGCCCTGGGAGAACTCCGCGGCCCGGGAGCAGGAGGCCGCCCTGGACGCCGCGGGCGCGGCGCTGGTCCCCAGGATCCTCGACGCGCGGGGCCGGCACGAGGTCGCCGGCGAGACGCTGGATCTGGCCGAGCGGATCATCGGCCGGCTCGCCGACGCCCCGCCCGCGCCCGGCATGCTCCCGGCGGATCTGCGCGACGACGAACTGCTCGGGTACGACGAGGCCGCGACGCTGATCCTCGGCCTGCAGGACCGTACGACCCGCGACCGCGCGGCCGAGTGGATGGAGGACGAGCAGGCGGGCCCCGCCCTGCGCCTGTGGCGGTCCCTGGCCCGCCGCTGCGTCGGGGCCTACGCCGAACACGCGGCGGCGCCCCTCACGCTCGCCGGGTGGGTGGCCTGGTCCAGCGGGGACGAGCTGGAGGCCCGGGAGGCGCTCGCCATGGCCCTCGGCGCCGATCCCGACTACCTCTTCGCCCGTCTGCTGCACCAGGCGTGCAACGAAGGGCTCGATCCGGAATCGATCCGCCGCTGCCTGCGCGCCGAACGTGAGGAACGCGCCCCGGCGCCCCGGGACGAACCGGCCACGGCCGGGGGTGCGGACGAGCGGAAGCAGGGGGACGGCGCGCCGCCGGCCGCGGACCCCGCGGATTCCGGCGGCGGGGCGTCCCTCCTGTCCCGCCGCCGTCGTGCGCGGGTCCCGCGGGCCGTCGGCGGAGCACTGCGCAGGCCGCGTGCGGAGGGCGGCCGGGTCCCGCGTCCCCGTGCGTCGGCGGTGAGCACGCGCCCCGGGGGCGGCGCGGCGGGCGCGCACCGCCGTCGTGGCGCCCCGAAGCCGGGCGCCCAGGCCGGCGGGCGGGGCGGCGACGGGGAGGAGTGA
- a CDS encoding NUDIX hydrolase, producing the protein MSYDPSAFPPFAVTVDLVVLTVRRHALCALAVRRGESPFQGRWALPGGFVRADEDLAQAAARELAEETGLRVHDPAVPAQDNGAHLEQLATYGDPKRDPRMRVVSVAHLALAPDLPAPRAGGDASNARWAPVGELLQQGGYGREGEPVAPLAFDHAQILSDGVERARSKIEYSSLATAFCPPEFTVGELRRVYEAVWGVALDPRNFHRKVTGTPGFLVPTGGTTTRQGGRPAQLFRAGGATLLNPPMLRPEV; encoded by the coding sequence ATGTCCTACGACCCGTCAGCATTCCCGCCCTTCGCCGTCACCGTGGACCTGGTCGTGCTGACCGTTCGCCGTCACGCCCTGTGCGCGCTGGCGGTGCGCAGGGGCGAGTCGCCGTTCCAGGGGCGCTGGGCGCTTCCCGGCGGTTTCGTGCGGGCCGACGAGGACCTGGCGCAGGCGGCGGCGCGGGAACTTGCCGAGGAGACCGGGCTGCGGGTGCACGACCCCGCCGTCCCCGCCCAGGACAACGGCGCTCACCTGGAGCAGCTCGCCACCTACGGCGACCCCAAGCGTGATCCCCGGATGAGGGTCGTCAGCGTCGCCCATCTCGCCCTCGCCCCGGACCTGCCCGCACCCCGGGCGGGCGGTGACGCCAGCAACGCGCGCTGGGCGCCGGTCGGGGAACTGCTCCAGCAGGGTGGTTATGGCCGGGAGGGCGAGCCGGTGGCGCCGCTCGCCTTCGACCACGCCCAGATCCTGTCGGACGGAGTGGAGCGGGCCCGCTCCAAGATCGAGTACTCGTCGCTGGCGACCGCCTTCTGTCCGCCCGAGTTCACCGTCGGCGAGCTGCGCCGTGTCTACGAGGCGGTGTGGGGCGTGGCCCTCGACCCGCGCAACTTCCACCGCAAGGTGACGGGAACACCGGGCTTCCTGGTCCCCACCGGTGGCACCACCACCCGGCAGGGCGGACGCCCCGCCCAGCTCTTCCGGGCCGGCGGAGCCACCCTGCTCAACCCCCCGATGTTGCGCCCCGAGGTCTGA
- a CDS encoding ABC transporter ATP-binding protein — translation MIQAIGLTSNPRKELPPAVDDVSFEAHAGRVTALLGAPGAGKTTALGLMLELQRGRGVTHFRGRPLHRIPHPSHEVGVLLGDVPGHPARTVRGHLRMLSAAAGVPVRRADEVLEAVGLVSLRDERLGTLSRGMDRRLGLACALLPDPHTLVLDEPARGLSIGESRWLYGMLRTYAAQGGTVLCTTADPKEAARIADRVVTLERGRLVADQEAADFSRTRLRPRVAVRSPHAARLSSLLAQEARAAQRSVEVAREGGNRLRVYGSTCADVGEIAFRHGIVVHQLADEVGDMGPGAGAPEPPAADGDAAGHPADGSRQDPAAPSRQARPAAPPHPGAPAGEGSPAPGEAAAEETGPASERRSRRRARTRDADAALPPPISVRPASRPLRPLRYEIRRATGVGTVFLVGAVVLAVSALTAVLLARVGHTPQPRLLAAWPAEFPLPPAALGAGLLGALAFGDEFRHPALAAGRGTVPRRLGLLTAKLLVSSALALVLAVLTVGCDAELLYLVYGREVVAVPADWLPLSAGWLGLVMGCACAGVLAAGVFRSTTAGLAVVVAVPLLVVPLVHKMTEGTPARTPAPLSSRLRDGLPLRWPFGGEHHLEAALRLIAQPVGGALALSLAALLCAYLCTGLRSRVR, via the coding sequence GTGATCCAGGCCATCGGACTGACCAGCAACCCCCGCAAAGAGCTCCCGCCCGCCGTCGACGACGTCTCCTTCGAGGCGCACGCGGGCCGCGTCACCGCGTTGCTCGGAGCACCGGGCGCCGGCAAGACGACGGCGCTGGGGCTGATGCTCGAACTCCAACGCGGCCGAGGCGTCACCCACTTCAGGGGCCGGCCCCTGCACCGCATCCCCCATCCCTCCCACGAAGTCGGCGTGCTGCTCGGTGACGTGCCGGGCCACCCCGCCCGCACCGTCCGCGGACACCTCCGCATGCTGAGCGCCGCCGCCGGCGTTCCGGTCCGCCGGGCCGACGAAGTCCTCGAAGCGGTGGGGCTCGTGAGCCTGCGCGACGAACGGCTCGGCACCCTGTCCCGCGGCATGGACCGCCGTTTGGGACTGGCCTGTGCCCTGCTGCCCGACCCCCATACGCTCGTGCTCGACGAACCCGCGCGAGGCCTCTCCATCGGCGAGAGCCGCTGGCTGTACGGCATGCTCCGGACGTACGCGGCCCAGGGCGGCACGGTCCTGTGCACGACGGCGGACCCGAAGGAGGCCGCGCGGATCGCCGACCGCGTGGTCACGCTGGAGCGGGGACGGCTCGTCGCCGACCAGGAGGCGGCGGACTTCTCCCGCACCCGGCTGCGCCCCCGGGTCGCCGTGCGCAGCCCGCACGCCGCCCGCCTCTCCTCCCTGCTCGCGCAGGAGGCCCGCGCCGCGCAGCGGTCGGTCGAGGTGGCACGGGAGGGCGGCAACCGCCTGCGCGTCTACGGCAGTACCTGCGCGGACGTCGGCGAGATCGCGTTCCGGCACGGCATCGTCGTACACCAACTGGCCGACGAGGTGGGGGACATGGGGCCCGGTGCCGGAGCGCCCGAGCCTCCGGCGGCCGACGGGGACGCGGCGGGGCACCCGGCGGACGGTTCGCGGCAGGACCCCGCCGCCCCGTCGCGGCAGGCCCGCCCCGCAGCACCGCCCCACCCGGGCGCTCCCGCCGGGGAAGGCTCCCCGGCACCCGGCGAAGCCGCCGCGGAAGAGACCGGTCCGGCGTCCGAGCGCCGCTCCCGCCGCAGAGCCCGCACGCGCGACGCCGACGCCGCGCTGCCGCCCCCCATCTCCGTCCGCCCCGCGTCCAGGCCCCTCCGCCCCCTCCGCTACGAGATCCGCCGTGCCACCGGCGTCGGCACGGTGTTCCTCGTGGGCGCGGTCGTGCTCGCCGTGTCCGCCCTGACCGCCGTGCTGCTGGCACGCGTCGGGCACACCCCGCAGCCGCGCCTGCTGGCCGCGTGGCCGGCGGAGTTCCCCCTGCCGCCCGCGGCGCTCGGCGCGGGGCTGCTCGGCGCGCTGGCCTTCGGCGACGAGTTCCGCCACCCCGCCCTCGCGGCGGGCCGCGGCACCGTGCCCCGGAGGCTGGGGCTGCTGACCGCCAAACTCCTTGTCTCCTCGGCACTCGCGCTGGTGCTGGCAGTCCTGACCGTCGGCTGCGACGCCGAACTGCTTTACCTCGTCTACGGGCGGGAGGTCGTCGCGGTCCCCGCCGACTGGCTGCCGCTGAGTGCCGGTTGGCTCGGCCTCGTCATGGGATGCGCCTGCGCCGGTGTGCTGGCCGCGGGCGTCTTCCGGTCCACCACCGCCGGTCTCGCCGTCGTCGTCGCCGTACCCCTGCTCGTCGTGCCGCTCGTGCACAAGATGACGGAAGGGACCCCGGCGCGCACCCCGGCCCCGCTCTCGTCACGGCTGCGGGACGGCCTGCCGCTCCGCTGGCCCTTCGGCGGCGAGCACCACCTGGAGGCGGCCCTGCGCCTGATCGCCCAACCCGTGGGCGGCGCACTGGCGTTGTCGCTCGCGGCACTGCTCTGCGCGTACCTGTGCACCGGTCTGCGGAGCCGGGTCCGATGA
- a CDS encoding FadR/GntR family transcriptional regulator, with amino-acid sequence MSTLAHTMMTAARSADSGLANPGELDRYPFAEGPSVDRVGAPAWDGADPELGRVGRRAAGSRGRGLHGQLVQQLGQMIVSGDLGADRPLVPEEIGQRFEVSRTVVRESLRVLEAKGLVSARPNVGTRVRPVSDWNLLDPDIIEWRAFGPQRDDQRRELSELRWTIEPLAARLAAGHGREEVQQRLSDMVEIMGHAMGQGDALTFARADAEFHSLLIQVAGNRMLEHLSGIVSAALQVSGSAVTGCERPNETSLAQHGRIVDALAGGDGAAAEAAVRQLLTVHPEVERVVPAPREH; translated from the coding sequence GTGAGTACCCTTGCGCACACCATGATGACCGCCGCCCGCTCCGCAGACTCCGGCCTCGCGAACCCGGGCGAACTCGACCGCTACCCCTTCGCCGAGGGGCCCTCCGTCGACCGCGTAGGCGCCCCCGCCTGGGACGGCGCGGATCCGGAGCTGGGCCGTGTGGGCCGACGGGCCGCGGGCAGCCGCGGACGCGGCCTGCACGGCCAACTCGTTCAGCAATTGGGTCAGATGATCGTTTCCGGGGATCTGGGCGCCGACCGTCCGCTGGTCCCGGAGGAGATCGGCCAGCGCTTCGAGGTCTCCCGCACCGTCGTCCGCGAGTCGCTCCGCGTCCTGGAGGCCAAGGGCCTGGTCAGCGCCCGGCCGAACGTCGGCACGCGGGTGCGCCCCGTCAGCGACTGGAACCTGCTCGATCCGGACATCATCGAGTGGCGGGCCTTCGGGCCGCAGCGCGACGACCAGCGCCGTGAGCTCAGCGAGCTGCGCTGGACGATCGAGCCGCTCGCCGCCCGCCTCGCGGCCGGCCACGGCCGGGAGGAGGTCCAGCAGCGCCTCTCCGACATGGTGGAGATCATGGGGCACGCCATGGGGCAGGGCGACGCCCTCACCTTCGCCCGGGCCGACGCCGAGTTCCACTCCCTGCTGATCCAGGTCGCCGGCAACCGGATGCTGGAGCACCTCTCCGGGATCGTGTCCGCCGCGCTGCAGGTCTCGGGCAGCGCGGTCACGGGCTGTGAGCGGCCGAACGAGACCTCCCTGGCGCAGCACGGCCGGATCGTCGACGCCCTCGCCGGCGGCGACGGCGCGGCGGCCGAAGCGGCCGTGCGCCAACTCCTCACGGTCCACCCGGAGGTGGAACGCGTGGTGCCCGCCCCGCGCGAGCACTGA